The Bernardetia sp. ABR2-2B DNA window AGAAGACCTTTTTGAGAATGCTTTTTAGGAAAAAGGACAAGTCATGACTTGTCCCTACAAAAAAATATATTTTAAAACCCAAACCTCAAACGAAGACCAAAGTTTTTGCCTAATCCAGTCTTAATTTCATTTTGCAAACTAGGATTAACAGCCCAAACAGCATCTACTCTCAAAACTTTGAAAATACGCTCAAAACCTACACTAACTTCTGTATAATTGGGCGTATTTGGTGTGTGAAGATAATGCGCTCCTGCTACAAGTTGCCATTTTAGTTTTTTCAAAAGTGGAATTCTATTCATTATATAGCCATTGAAATGATGTTCTGCATGAGCTTCTACAAAATTATCTGTTGTGCTATATTGGTAGTAAGGCAAAAGAAGAAACTGACGCAAACGAGATTGAGCTAAGAGCAAAGGCGAAGTTTGAAAATGGAAATTATCAGCAAACGAAGTATAATTCTTCCATAAAAATGTTCCTGCTTGTGCTTCATAATTCAGCGAACCGACAACTCCCAAACTAACATCATCTTTTACATTAAAAATCAACTGACCAAAATCGGTCTTGCTATCAAACACAGTTGGAACGCCTTGTGAATATGTTAATGTAAGCGTTGGGTATCTACTACCTATTGTAATGCGTTGTTTTGGACGCAAAATATATTTTTCTCCAATTCTGTAACGAAGCTGTGCCTTCAAAATAAACGCATTGTGTTTTTCAAAAAAGACATTATTTCCATCAAAATCAACAGGCATATTTTGTGTAAATTCTACTTCATCTCTATCAAAGTAAGGCTTTAGAGTTGGGTCTGCATTTTGAAGTGGAATACGCTGTTCGAAGTTTGCTTGTAGATTCAGAAATGCGCCATCAAAAATACGTGTTCCTGTCGTGATTTTGGCAAAACGCTTTTCGAATAATTTTTGATAATTCTCTTCTCTAAAAAGTGTATAAATTCCGTTTACAAAAGGCGAAATTGCATCAGCATCAAATTGTTCTACAAAAACACCTCCTTCTGCACGAATATAAGAACTATTTATTTGATTAAAACGATGAAGAAAATTTCCTTTTGCATAAAACTGATTGCTACTAAAGCCATAACGTCCGTCTAACCCAACTAATGTAGTGCTATAATTTTTCTCTCTAAACTTCCTCAAATTAACCCCTGCATTCAAGACATAACCTTCAACTGTATTGGCTTGAATATTTTGAGTAATGGGAACAAAGTTAAAAGTCAATTCTCTTTTTCGATTTCGATAAGTATAACCTGTAAGCAAATCAAGCACTTTGAATTTGTTTGCTTTTCTATCCATCGAGTCCAAATAAACAGGGTCATTTTGTGCTTTTTCTACGCTATCACTTTTTACATAATGCCCACTTTCTTCTTCTGTAAGAGGAACTGGACGCATTTTTTCCCAATATTCTGCACTTTTCAAATTTGAGCTATCTGAAATAATTGAAATATTTTTATTAAAGAATTTGCGTTCCAAAACCATTGCTTCCACATCATTTTTTAGATTAGAAAGAGAATCTTTTTCTGTATTTTGAGCTAAATTTTCTGTTGTTGTTTCAGTTTTATCCTCTACTTCTGTTTGATTTTTCTGTTCTGTTTGATTCTCTAACTTTTCTTTTTTAGATTCAATTATTCTCTTTTTATCTTTTTTTGATAATGCAAGACTGGGTAATTTTTGCCCTTTTGTATCGGCTTCTAATTGCGCTTTTGTAAATTTAGGAGTTACATCATAATTCGAAAAGCTTCCTGTATAGTCTCCGTGTCCGACTACTTTTGCGCCCATCATGGCAATCGAATACTTAAAGGAAAAAGCCTGTGTACTACATAGCCAAATATCATCAGAGTTTTTGTTTGCAACAGGAACAAATGTTTGTTTGATACTCAACTTATCAATAAACTCTAGTCCTACATCTTTTGAAACCTCCAAGTCCGTACTGTGAACTCGCCACGTACTATCTTGAATATAAATCAGTCCACCAAACAAAGGCTGTCCTTTCGAACGAGGAAAAACACGTATTTTATGAACATTTACGCCCTTATCAATAAACTCTCCTTCGTGTTGGTACTCATAATAAAGCATTGCACCTGCTGCAATTGGCGAAACAAAAGGACGGTCTCCAATAGGTGCATCAATTGTATTTTCATAAATATCAAAGCTCAAATAAAGCGCACTATTCCATGAAAAACCACCTCTATCGCCACTTACTTTTGAAGAAATAACCACTTCTTTTCGTTTGTTTGGAGCAAGAAAATAATACTTTGAAACAGATTCGGAAAAATAAACAATTTTATTTTTTTCCCATTCTTTACGAAACTCTTCTACATCATCATTTTCTAAAAGTTTCGGTACTTTAAACTCATCTAACTTCTGTACATTTTTGATATAGACATTGCAAGAAAAAGCCTTGTTTTGAGTGCGATAAAATTCTCTTTTTTTCTGCGCTGCACGAATAACAGCATAAGCAGGGTCTTCTCCATTTGGTGTAACTACGACTTCCTTCAAACCAATAGTAGAAGATTGCATAACCACATCTAGTTTGACATCTTTGCCATTTTTTATAATAACTGTATGTGTTTGGGATTGAAAACCAACATATCTGAAAACTATTTGATGTGTTCCTTCTTCTAGTTCCAAAAAATAACTACCCTCTTGGTTGGTAGTTGTTCCATAGGTTGTTCCCTCTTCATAAATCGTCAAAAAAGGCATTTTTTCGCCATCTGATGCTGTTACTTCTCCAAAAAGACGAGCAGCATTTGAATTAGATACAAGGAAAAAGCAAAGAAAAAATAATAGTAAAGTTGAAAAATAACGCATTGAGTTAGTTTGTTAAAAAAGTAAGTAAGTCTTTTATTTTGGTTAATCTGTTCTTTAGACTACAAACAAATTACAAGTGTTGCTTTTACTATTATTTTTTTAAGGAAAATTAAGTAATAAAAAATTATTCTTTCTTCTGAGGTCGATATTTAGACTGCTCAAAAATATCTTTATGATTTTTCATTTTCATAAGCTGTGGCAGTGTAACTTCTGGATTTTGTTTCATGTATGCTCTAACAATTTGCCAACCGAGCCATTGAGCAATACGTCCGGGGCATTCTTGACCAATTTCGAAAGTATGAGGACGAGCTTCTAAATATTTTCGTTTTTCTACTTGTGAAGTGGCATAGAATAATTCATTCTTTACAAAATGCCCCCAAACATCGGTTTGATAGGTTTCGCAGTCTTGAATTTCTTGAGATGAATAACCAATAACTAAAGAATCAGCAGCTTTTGGAACTACTTTTTCGATAAAATAATATGTTTTTCCCCACCAAATCATTTCATTTATTAAGCTATTATCAGACGGGTTACTCAAATTATACCTTCCTGAAAGTTCTCTAGCAATATGTGTTTGTATGGCTTCTGGATGATAACGCTCCCAAAGATAATTCGGAATGGCTTCAATAGGAGGACGATAATACGATTGCTCTCCCAAGAAATAATCCAACCCTACCAAAAACATGCTATCACTCGGCACTACATCCATTTCGTAACCTGCTACAATTGTATATACTTTAGGAACATAAAAATTAGGATAATAGAATTTTGTATAACTAAAAACATCATTTAATTGCTGCCTCAACTCATCAAAATCATACAATTTATCTACTTGATTTTGGACAGTATCAATGTAAGGGTCGTTTGCTCGTTTTACAAGTTCTTCCAAAATTCGAATATCATTGACACGAAAACCTTTTAGTAATAAATCAGGGTTTTCTTTTAAATAAGTTAGAATCTCCTCTTTGCTTTGTCCATCAAATATTTTTCTATCTACTCTTTCTATTTCCACATTAACTTTCAAATCTGAAATATCAGGTAGTGTTTCTTTTTGTGTCAGACAAGATGAGAAAACAAAAGAACTGATTAGAGAAAGACAGAAAAAGATAAAAACAGGGGATTTTATTTTTTGCATAATTTGATTTATCACTTATAATTGATTTTATTTTTTTAGTTTTGAAAACAAGATGATTATTCTATATCTTTTATGTTTTTATTAACGAGAGTTTGGGTAAAGAAGTATTCTATATCTAAAAAAGCAAATCAAAATTAATGATTTTTGTGGAAATAAAACTTCTTTAAACACTAAGCCACAGAGAGAAATTAAGCTGCACAAGAAATACAACTACATTTTGAACTACAGAACTTAAAGAGAATAAGCTTACTCCATTGACAAAACTTTAATTTTTTGATCAAATTTAGTTTCACTAGTCATTGGATTATTGAGTATTTTTTTAATTTCTATTAATCCATATCTGAAAAAAGAGTATTCATTATATCCATTTGAACAGACTCTTATTTTTGTTTTTTTATGTTTCCATTCTCCTACTTTGTAACACCAAACAAAGGCAATGGAACACAAAGCAATTAATTTAGCTATTTTATTTGGTTCTGTTAATTTTGTATTTTCTAAGTTAAAACCTTGTGATTTTAGTGCTTTAAACAACGTTTCGATTTCCCAACGTTGTTTATAAATTTCAAAAATATTATCCAATAAAACAGGTGATGCTAAATAAATATATCCTTTTTGTGTTCGACTTACAGATAAATATACCTCTGCTTCATTGACTACAAATGTTCCATCTAGTTGATAGGTTTCTGAAATCGAAAGCCCTCTACACCATGCTACAATAGACTTTGTTTTCCCTTTTCTAGTAGCTTTAAAGTTAGATTTTATACGCATTACAAAATCAAATTTTTTTGTAGCTAAATAGAAAAACCATTTTTTACCTATAAACTCTCTATCTGCTACAAGAGCAGTAATAGATAAATTAGGAAATTGATTTAAGAAATCTTCTATCAAATCAATTCGTTGTTGAGTAGCTGAATTTCCTGTCCTCGAAAGTACAGACCAACAAAGAGGAATAGATACCCCTTTATGAGCTGCTGAGAGAAGCAAAATATTAATATGCTCTTTTCCAACTTTCCAATTCGTTCTATCCAAACACAGTACGATATTTTCCCATTGTTCAATGCCTTCTAAGGAAATAATCAAATTAGTAATTGCTTGAAAATCAAGCTCATAATAATTTAAAAAGCGTTCTATACGACGTAAAGAAGAACTGTATTCTACATTCCTTTCAAACGCAGTTGCAATTTGAATTAAACCTCCTAGACCTACCTTTATAACAGCTATTACAAAAAGACCTATAAATTGAACTCGGGCTAAATGAAACCCTTTTAAATGAGAAGATAAAACACTAACTAATTTTGTAACTTTACCACTAGAAGCATACTTTGCTTTCGCCATAATTGAGAAAATTTTGTGAGAAAA harbors:
- a CDS encoding IS4 family transposase, with the translated sequence MAKAKYASSGKVTKLVSVLSSHLKGFHLARVQFIGLFVIAVIKVGLGGLIQIATAFERNVEYSSSLRRIERFLNYYELDFQAITNLIISLEGIEQWENIVLCLDRTNWKVGKEHINILLLSAAHKGVSIPLCWSVLSRTGNSATQQRIDLIEDFLNQFPNLSITALVADREFIGKKWFFYLATKKFDFVMRIKSNFKATRKGKTKSIVAWCRGLSISETYQLDGTFVVNEAEVYLSVSRTQKGYIYLASPVLLDNIFEIYKQRWEIETLFKALKSQGFNLENTKLTEPNKIAKLIALCSIAFVWCYKVGEWKHKKTKIRVCSNGYNEYSFFRYGLIEIKKILNNPMTSETKFDQKIKVLSME
- a CDS encoding DUF5686 family protein — encoded protein: MRYFSTLLLFFLCFFLVSNSNAARLFGEVTASDGEKMPFLTIYEEGTTYGTTTNQEGSYFLELEEGTHQIVFRYVGFQSQTHTVIIKNGKDVKLDVVMQSSTIGLKEVVVTPNGEDPAYAVIRAAQKKREFYRTQNKAFSCNVYIKNVQKLDEFKVPKLLENDDVEEFRKEWEKNKIVYFSESVSKYYFLAPNKRKEVVISSKVSGDRGGFSWNSALYLSFDIYENTIDAPIGDRPFVSPIAAGAMLYYEYQHEGEFIDKGVNVHKIRVFPRSKGQPLFGGLIYIQDSTWRVHSTDLEVSKDVGLEFIDKLSIKQTFVPVANKNSDDIWLCSTQAFSFKYSIAMMGAKVVGHGDYTGSFSNYDVTPKFTKAQLEADTKGQKLPSLALSKKDKKRIIESKKEKLENQTEQKNQTEVEDKTETTTENLAQNTEKDSLSNLKNDVEAMVLERKFFNKNISIISDSSNLKSAEYWEKMRPVPLTEEESGHYVKSDSVEKAQNDPVYLDSMDRKANKFKVLDLLTGYTYRNRKRELTFNFVPITQNIQANTVEGYVLNAGVNLRKFREKNYSTTLVGLDGRYGFSSNQFYAKGNFLHRFNQINSSYIRAEGGVFVEQFDADAISPFVNGIYTLFREENYQKLFEKRFAKITTGTRIFDGAFLNLQANFEQRIPLQNADPTLKPYFDRDEVEFTQNMPVDFDGNNVFFEKHNAFILKAQLRYRIGEKYILRPKQRITIGSRYPTLTLTYSQGVPTVFDSKTDFGQLIFNVKDDVSLGVVGSLNYEAQAGTFLWKNYTSFADNFHFQTSPLLLAQSRLRQFLLLPYYQYSTTDNFVEAHAEHHFNGYIMNRIPLLKKLKWQLVAGAHYLHTPNTPNYTEVSVGFERIFKVLRVDAVWAVNPSLQNEIKTGLGKNFGLRLRFGF